The Myxococcus virescens DNA window CTCCGACTCGTCCGGGAAGACGAAGTCACCGATGAACAGCCGCTGAAGCGTCTTCGGCGCCAGCCTGGTGATGACCTTGACGAGGTCGCCGTACTCGTTGTCACCGTCGTTGTCCGGCAGGCCGAGCGTCAGCTCCTGGAGGAACCGCGCGGAGGGGCTGCGGAGCAGCATCGTCAGGGTTTCGACGACGTCGAAGTCGGCGTCCGAGTCGAAACCCGGCGCCGCGACGCGCGCGCCACGGATGAAGCCCAGGTGCCACTCCAGCGTCAGGGCTTTCTCGCCGAGCATCGACGTGAGGCCCACGCCCAGCAGTGTTCCCTGGTGCTTCTTGTACAGGGCCGCGACCTTCCGCTTGAGGCTGGTGGCCTCCGCGCCCTGGGCCTGTCGCTGCGCGTGCTGGAGGGCCATCAGCTCGCCGCGTGGGTCGCCCTGGCCCTGGAGCCAATCGGCGTAGACGAGGTAGCCGTCGTCAGACTCCGGAGCCTGGAGGATGGCGGCCTCCAGCTCCGGGTTCGTCTTGGCCGCGGGCGCCGTGTCCTTCGGCTTGATGCGCGTGTACCCCTTCTTCGTCTTCTCCAGGACCTGCTTCTGGTACGCCTGCAGCGCTTCATACGTCTGCTTGAACTTCTGGGTCTTCTCCTGGCCCTCAGCGCCGATGCGGCCCCAGCGGGTGGTGACGACGGTGTCCTTCCGTTCGATTTCCCAGAACTTGCTCGACGTGCCTTCGGTGTACTCGAAGCGCGGCATGGTGTGACCCCCTGGAGTGCGCCGTGACGCTACTCGCCCACCGCGGAGTAGCGGTACTCCTCTTCGTAGTCGCGCTGGTTGCCCACGTTGGCGTGGGGAATCGCCTTGGACAGCAGCGACTGGCCTTCGTCCGTCAGCGTGTTCTCCGTGACGTCGAGCTGCTTGAGGTGGGCGAAGGCCGCCGCCTTGTCGGCCAAGGCGCGCGCGCCCTCGTCGGACAGGGTGCCCATGGAGATGTCCAGCGTCTCCAACTGCGGGAGCACCTTCGCGGTGGGCAGCGCCTGGGCGAGCGCGTCCGTGAACTCGGAGTTGCGCAGGCCCAGCTGCTTGAGGTTCGGCAGGCCCTTGCCGTCGAGGATGGGCTGGATGTCCTCCACGCCGCCCTCCGCGCCGTAGTTGTCGCTGCCGAACCACACCTCCAGGCGCTCCAGCTTCGGCCACTTCGCGTTGGCGATGGACTTGACGGCCGCCAGCGGCAGGCCGCCTGTCTCCACCGTGAACTCGCGCAGCTCGGGCAGGTCGATGGCGCCCAGCTCCAGCTCACCGCCGCGCAGCCGCAGCTTGCGCAGGTCGGGCAGCACCTTGAGCAGGGCGGAGATGTCGGTCAGGTGCGTCCAGGAAATCTCGGTGTCGTCCGGGTACTCGAAGTCGCCGATGAAGAGCTCCTGAATCGTCTTC harbors:
- a CDS encoding WGR domain-containing protein, whose amino-acid sequence is MPRFEYTEGTSSKFWEIERKDTVVTTRWGRIGAEGQEKTQKFKQTYEALQAYQKQVLEKTKKGYTRIKPKDTAPAAKTNPELEAAILQAPESDDGYLVYADWLQGQGDPRGELMALQHAQRQAQGAEATSLKRKVAALYKKHQGTLLGVGLTSMLGEKALTLEWHLGFIRGARVAAPGFDSDADFDVVETLTMLLRSPSARFLQELTLGLPDNDGDNEYGDLVKVITRLAPKTLQRLFIGDFVFPDESEISWVKLGNLAPLLKALPQLTTLRLRGGEVRLGPVELPELRRFTMESGGLPRPAVQSIASAKWPKLEQLEVWFGSEEYGGRFRPSDIQPILDATGLPNLKHLGLCNAAFSDELATVLPKAKVLKQLESLDLSKGTLMDTDAEVLAANAAVFKHLKKLDVSQNQLTRKGVKLLASLCPDVVAGNQREIYDDDEGGRYVAVSE